GCAAAGCGGTGCTTGCTGCCATCCGGGAACAAAAGCCCGTGACGACGTTAAACGGAAGCCTTCCCGGCAAATGGGAGGTATACAGTACGCTTCGCCAGGACTCTCTTCTGGCTCCGCTTCTTCCTTCCACAACCAGGCTCGACCGCCCGGACACTCTCCTGCGTCTCCTAAAGAGTAATGGCGAGGAGCTGTTCCTTAAACCATCGGCGGGCATGCAAGGCAAAGGGGCTATTCATCTGAAGCAATTCCCTTTGACCCGCGAATGGATTGCCGCCGGGCGAACCGGAAGCAATCTCCCGTTCCGGCATCGCTTCAAACACTATTCTTCGTTGTCGATATGGATCAGCAGATTTATGGGGAATGCGTCTTATATCGCACAGCCATATCTGCAGCTGACAGATCCGGACGGCAATCCGTTTGACCTTCGTGTACTTGTGCAGAAAAACGGCAAGGGACGCTGGGGCGTAACCGGCGCTGCCGTCCGTGCCGGAAGTTCCGGAACCGTCACTTCCAATCTGCATGGCGGGGGCACGGCAAGCCCGCCATCCCATTATCTGTCCCGTCTGTTTGGCGAAGCAAAAGCTGAACGGATTATGAATAAAATAATAGATGCCAGCCTGCAGGCAGCAGAGAAGCTGGAAAACAACTACGGACGATTAGCCGAGCTGGGTATTGATTTCGGAATCGAACCGGACGGACGGATATGGCTGCTGGAGGTTAATTCCAGGCCGGGACGTTCCTCCTTCCGGCAGTCCGGCGACAACCAGGCAGAGCGGCGGTCCGTTGAACTGCCGCTCCGATATGCCCGCCTGCTTACGCAGCGGCTTAACAAACCTTTGATCATAAACGACTCCGCAACAGGTCAGATCCAGGACTGTCAGGTAGACAGAGGGATCCGGTCTGATAACGTTCAGGAGGTTCACCCATGAGCTTGACAACTTGTAACGTCCATTTCTCTCAACAATCGGATAAAGTCATTTATTTATCCAACACGCTTCTCAAGGAGCTGAAGCTGTCCGGCAAAAAAACCGTTCACCTGAAGCTTGGCAAAGAAGTGATAACAACAGCCGTCAGGCCTGTCAGGCGCCAAGGCAATCATCTTTATTTGTCCGCCGGGGTCAGGCAATACATCCGGGTACCCAAAACCGGCAGCATCTTCGTCCACAAAAACGGCGAAAACGAGGTGCAGATCGGACCGCTCATCGGTGTATTGAGCGATTCGGGCTATACCCAATCTGACGGCCAGCCCTTTGGCATGAGAACAAACTTTATCAAGCAGATTATCCGGTCCGGCGACCGTAAAGCTTTCCTATTCGGTTTTACCCCTCAGGATATCAACTGGCAGCAGGAGACGGTACTCGGCTACTTCCTCAACTCGCAAGGCGGTTGGTACCGCAAAACCGTTCCGCTTCCCGATGTCATCTATAACCGGCTCCGGAGCCGCAAAGCGGAGACGTCCAATTATATCGGGTCTCTCCGCGAAAGGCTGCTTCGCAAGAAGATTCCTTTCTTCAACTGGGGCTTCTTTAACAAATCGGATGTGTATAAGCTGCTGGATAACGATCCGGAGGCTCTTCAGCATCTGCCGGAATCCGTATCCGCTCCGACAAGCGAGAAGCTGAAGCAGCTTTTAGAGAAGCATCATTTCGTCTATTTCAAACCAACGGCAGGCAGTCTAGGCGTCGGCATCTACCGGCTTACCTACCATCCGAAGCGCGGCTACTTCGCCCGCTACCGGAAGAACGGAAAAAACGTCCTGCTGCGCTTCTCTTCCTTCAACAGCCTGTATAAGATGCTGCAAGCGCGTCACGGTGCAACTCTGAGCAGCTATGTCGCGCAGCAGGGCATCAGGCTGGTGGAGATTGACGGCTGCCCTCTCGACTTCCGCTTCCACATGCACAAGAACGGCAAGAATGAATGGGTACCGGCAGGCATAGGAGCGAAAAAAGCCGGCAAAGGCAGCGTAACGACCCATGTAAAAAACGGCGGTTCGCTCATGACGCCGGAGCAGGCGCTGAACCGCGCATTCGGAGCAAAGGGCAAAGAGATCTTGGAGAATGCGAAGAAGGTCTCCATCAAAATGGCTGAGGCGATTGAGCGTAATTATCCGCACCGGCTTGGCGAGCTGGGCCTCGATATCGGCATCGATAAAGATAACGATATCTGGATGTTCGAAGCCAATGCAAAGCCGGGACGCTCCATCTTCAAGCACCCTTCCCTAGAAGCGGAAGGCCGTGCATCCGTAGAATGCATCGTCGATCATTGCTTGTACCTCAGCAAGTTTCAAGGAGGGAACAGCTAATGGAACTAAGAGCATCGAAGAAAGAAGAGGTGTATGACCGGCCGGCTGGACGCCTGGTACTCGCCATACTGACGATTGAGAATGACGAACAGTTTTTCCGGGGTAACCGGAATAACTTCGCAGACATTATCAAAACGGGTCAAGAAAAAGGATTTCTTGTCTATGTGCTGACCGTCAAAAACCTGGTCCTGAACCGTTCCAGCCTGCGGGGATTTGTCTATATTGAACAGAAGGATACATGGCAGCAGCGTTTGCTGCCTTTCCCGGATATTATCTATAACCGGATTCCGCAGCGCGAGGATGAAATGCTGCCTGCCGTACGGAACAAAATTGCCGCTTGCATGCGGGATCCGCGTATCAAATTGTTCAACCCTTCCTTCTTCAACAAATGGTATTTGTTCGAATGGCTGCGCGGCAGCAAGTCGACCAAACCGTTTATCCCGGCAACCCGCAAGCTGTTAACGGCGGCAAGGCTGGAGAGAATGCTGCAGAAGCATCCGTTCCTGTACCTAAAGCCGGAGAGCGGCAAAGCCGGAAAAGGCATTATGACGGTCAAGGTGCAGCCCGACAAACCGCTTCCGTATCTGCTTAAGGTGCAGGAGAACAAAAAAAGCTCTACCTTCAGCTGCGCGGATTTTCAAAAGCTGTGGAACCGCATCAAGAAAGAATGCGGCAGCGAGCCTTATATCGCTCAGCAAGGCATTCAGCTGGCTTCCTTTAATGACCGCCAATTTGATCTCAGGGCTCTCGTGCAAAAAAACGAACGCGGCAAATGGGATTTGACCGGCATTGGCGCAAGGGTAGCCGGCTCCTCCAGCATTACGACCCATGTCCCGAGAGGCGGCTCCATCGAAGATCCCGAGAAGTTGCTGAAAAGCTCCTTCAACGCCGATCAGGCAAGAAGGATTCTGATTAAAGCCAAGCAAACCTCGATTATGATCGCCAGACAGATTGAAAAAGGCTCCGGCTTTATGCTTGGCGAAATGTCAATGGATCTAGGCATTGATAGTCAAGGCCATATCTGGTTCTTCGAAGCCAACTCGAAGCCGATGAAGTTTGACGAGCCGCATATCCGGCAGAAGTCGCTAGAACGGATTTTCCAATACAGCACCTATCTGGCCAGAATGAGAAACGAACGAGTAAGGCAGGAGGCGACGAGATAGATGGAACTGCAGCTGCTTACCCCCGAACAATGGGCGAAGGAACGCAAGAGACTAATTGATTTTGCCGTCCGTTTCGGGGAGAAGCGGCTGACGGTTGCAGCCATCCATTCCCTTCGTCGCCTGCCTCCCGAGCTGCTCTCGCAGAAGGAAAGCGAGACCGTTATTGCACTCGCGCGGTTTGGCAGCCGGATAGTAGGACTTGGCTATGCGGAGGAAGCAGGCGAAAAATGCTGCATCATCGTAACCCATCCCGAGGCTCGTGGCCTTGGGATCGGGTACGCGGTGATGGAAGCCATTATGAAGAAGCTGGGGAAATTGACCTGTCAGGTTGCGCTCGACAACGTGCCAAGCCTGACTCTCTTCTTCCGCCTTGGCATGAAGGCGGTCTCCATGTCTACCGGACCTACCGGCAAGCCAACGCTGCGTTTCGAGTGGTCACAAGAGGAGATTATGCCGCCGACCTCCCCTTCTGAGCAGCAAAAGTAAGCAGTATTCCAAACGATTCCGACAATAAAAAAACCATGCGGATACTCATCCACATGGTTGTTGGAAC
This region of Paenibacillus sp. JDR-2 genomic DNA includes:
- a CDS encoding GNAT family N-acetyltransferase, with the translated sequence MELQLLTPEQWAKERKRLIDFAVRFGEKRLTVAAIHSLRRLPPELLSQKESETVIALARFGSRIVGLGYAEEAGEKCCIIVTHPEARGLGIGYAVMEAIMKKLGKLTCQVALDNVPSLTLFFRLGMKAVSMSTGPTGKPTLRFEWSQEEIMPPTSPSEQQK
- a CDS encoding YheC/YheD family protein → MELRASKKEEVYDRPAGRLVLAILTIENDEQFFRGNRNNFADIIKTGQEKGFLVYVLTVKNLVLNRSSLRGFVYIEQKDTWQQRLLPFPDIIYNRIPQREDEMLPAVRNKIAACMRDPRIKLFNPSFFNKWYLFEWLRGSKSTKPFIPATRKLLTAARLERMLQKHPFLYLKPESGKAGKGIMTVKVQPDKPLPYLLKVQENKKSSTFSCADFQKLWNRIKKECGSEPYIAQQGIQLASFNDRQFDLRALVQKNERGKWDLTGIGARVAGSSSITTHVPRGGSIEDPEKLLKSSFNADQARRILIKAKQTSIMIARQIEKGSGFMLGEMSMDLGIDSQGHIWFFEANSKPMKFDEPHIRQKSLERIFQYSTYLARMRNERVRQEATR
- a CDS encoding YheC/YheD family protein, translated to MKAALVRVGLYVAFIDGGAEPESHTSGKASSIKLPEPAFAQMLSEAAGRLAIDLYVFSPAEYEEKTGQLTAFRLRHGSWVKEPCPLPDILYDRCFYRTAEERMLCKAVLAAIREQKPVTTLNGSLPGKWEVYSTLRQDSLLAPLLPSTTRLDRPDTLLRLLKSNGEELFLKPSAGMQGKGAIHLKQFPLTREWIAAGRTGSNLPFRHRFKHYSSLSIWISRFMGNASYIAQPYLQLTDPDGNPFDLRVLVQKNGKGRWGVTGAAVRAGSSGTVTSNLHGGGTASPPSHYLSRLFGEAKAERIMNKIIDASLQAAEKLENNYGRLAELGIDFGIEPDGRIWLLEVNSRPGRSSFRQSGDNQAERRSVELPLRYARLLTQRLNKPLIINDSATGQIQDCQVDRGIRSDNVQEVHP
- a CDS encoding YheC/YheD family protein, giving the protein MSLTTCNVHFSQQSDKVIYLSNTLLKELKLSGKKTVHLKLGKEVITTAVRPVRRQGNHLYLSAGVRQYIRVPKTGSIFVHKNGENEVQIGPLIGVLSDSGYTQSDGQPFGMRTNFIKQIIRSGDRKAFLFGFTPQDINWQQETVLGYFLNSQGGWYRKTVPLPDVIYNRLRSRKAETSNYIGSLRERLLRKKIPFFNWGFFNKSDVYKLLDNDPEALQHLPESVSAPTSEKLKQLLEKHHFVYFKPTAGSLGVGIYRLTYHPKRGYFARYRKNGKNVLLRFSSFNSLYKMLQARHGATLSSYVAQQGIRLVEIDGCPLDFRFHMHKNGKNEWVPAGIGAKKAGKGSVTTHVKNGGSLMTPEQALNRAFGAKGKEILENAKKVSIKMAEAIERNYPHRLGELGLDIGIDKDNDIWMFEANAKPGRSIFKHPSLEAEGRASVECIVDHCLYLSKFQGGNS